A stretch of DNA from Pongo pygmaeus isolate AG05252 chromosome 3, NHGRI_mPonPyg2-v2.0_pri, whole genome shotgun sequence:
agaccctgcctcaaaaaaaacccaaaaatatatAGAGGAATCAAGGCATCTGGAATTCATAGCATGCTATGTGTAACAGACTGAAATGTTGAACTATAAGCAATTTTACTATCATAAAATAAGACTACAgtatatatacttaatatttgCAGTATATTTATTACATTAGAATTCACTACTTTATGACTACAACAAAAAGTGTCGAGCATTTTTTGCATCCATCACTGAAGCGAGAGTGGCCAAAGTGAAATTCAATGCTTTTGTGACTTCCGACCGAAGCAAGAACTGCAGAAGGCATTCCAATGCACTTTCACACATTTTCAAGAAGATTATGTCTTCCCCTCTTTCCAAAGAGCTAAGACAGGAGTATGATGTTTGATCCATGACAATCCGGAAGGATGATGAAGTTCAGACTGTGCAAGGACATTATAAAGGTCAGCAAATTGGCAACGTACTCAAAGTTTACAGGAAGAAAGATGTCATCTACATTGAATGGGTGCAACAGCAAAAGGCTAATGGTACATTTGTCCATGTAGGCATTCACCCCAGCGAAGTGGTTATCACTAGGCTAAAAGTGGACAAAGACCATAAAAAGATCCatgaacagaaagccaaatattgcgaagtaggaaagaaaaagggcaaatacaagaaagaaacaattgAGAAGATAcaggaataaatgaatatatatacaaaCTTTCATACAActgctaaaatgaaaaaagagtgTTGAGCTAAGTTTATCAACAATTTCTAATGTttggttttaaaatgaaattgctgTTTGTTAAATTACTTTGTTGCTTACCATTATGTGCTCGCAAATAAGCATTAACAACACTGAAGAcctaagaaaaatatgaaagaggAACTTTAAGCACATTTAATCTAATACTTTGATATATTTTTTGTCTTCAAATTAAGACTTCAGGAAAACAGTTGGATTTGGAATAACGCTAAGTTTTTCTGGGAGGAGTTTTCACAATCCTTGGCTTCCTAGAAAATGCCTGTATTTCCCGAGGCCCAAAAGACCCTTCTTTCAACCTAGTCCTAAATGacctttccagcttcatctcttTCTGCACTGCCTCACTTCTGCCACACTATGTGGCTCAATATCCCCAAACCACTCTGTGGTTTTGGTCAAGTCCCTTCCCTCTCCTGGGATATTCTTCCAGAACTCTTTTCTGCACTTCACCCTTCAAAGCTCATCTAACTTCCTTTTTCCCTCCTGACTTCCCCAATCCAGAAAATTATAATCAGAGCAGGAAATAGGTATATTCTACTAAATGTATTTCCAGCATAACCAAAGAGACTGGCACATGAAAAATGCTTCACAAACGTCACCTTCTCTGAATTCTCAGAGtcttgacacacacacatatctgtgCACTTACCTCACTGTGCTAGAAGCAATTTTCAGTGACCCAACCCTCACATCTCCTTCCCCAGTAGACTATGAGCTCTTGAAGGCAGGAATTATGTCTTTATCACATAGCAGATACTCCATAAATATCTGGAAATCTAGAGGAATTGAAAACATATTCACTAATCTCCAGATGCTCAAAATCTTCAGGAATATTGAGACATACAAT
This window harbors:
- the LOC129034557 gene encoding large ribosomal subunit protein uL24-like; its protein translation is MTIRKDDEVQTVQGHYKGQQIGNVLKVYRKKDVIYIEWVQQQKANGTFVHVGIHPSEVVITRLKVDKDHKKIHEQKAKYCEVGKKKGKYKKETIEKIQE